In Labilithrix sp., the DNA window TCCTTCCAGGAGGCGCCGAGCCGCGAGGCCTCGGAGCTGCTCGCGCGCGCGGAGCGAGCCTTCTCCGACCTCGACGACGGCGGAGGGCCCTCGCTCGGCAACGTCGGCATCATCCGCGGACATTGTCTCCGCATGCTCGGCGATCTCACGGAGCTGCGCGCGCAGGCGGAGCGCCTCGCGCGCGTGGCGGAGCACCGCGCCGATTCGTACCTCCGGACGACGGCGAAGTTCGGCGGTCACGTGATCTGGCTGGCGGACGACGCGCCGGAGGCTTCGCGTCATTTGCTCGAGAGCGTGCCCTGGCCCGAGGTGCCGGGGGCCTTTCACTTCCAGCACTGGCTCCGCACCGAGGCGGAGGTGGAGACCTCGCTCTACGAGGGCGACGGGCGCGGCGGCTGGGAGCGGATCCGCGCCGTCCGCGCGTCCTTGCTCCTGTCCCTCATCCGCCAGATCCAGTCGGTGCGCATCTCGTGCGACTTCACGTTCGGCCGCGCGCTCGTCGGCTTCTGGGAGGCGGGCGGCGCGCGGCGCGTCGATCTCCTCGCGTCGTTCGAGCTCGTGCGCCGGCGCCTCCTCTCGGAGCGGAACCCCGCCGCCGCGGTGCGCTCGCACCTGCTCGGCGGAGGCGCGGCCGCGCTCGCCGGCCGGCGCGCGCGCGCGGCGCGGCACCTCCGGACCGCGCGCGAGATCGCGGAGGCGAACGGCCACGCGTACTTCGGCGCGCTCGCCGAGCTCGGCCTCGGCGCGCTCGGCGTGTCGTCCGGCGACGCGCAGGCGCGCGCGGAGGCGGTCCTGCGATCGATGGGCGTCGTCGATCCGCGACGCTTCATGGCGGTCGAGGTCCCCGGCTTCTACTCCGCGAGCACGACGTCGTCGTCGAGGCGATAGCCGGTGCGTGTGTGGTGGACGGCGGACTGCAGGCCCATCCGCCGGAGGGAGCTCACCGCGACGTAGACCCGGTTGCGCGCGGCGCGCGGCAAGATGAGCTCCCCCGGCCAGCCCTCCGCGACGATGGCGGACGTGTCGAGCGTGTCTCGACCGTCCAGACGCGCGCGCACGAGCGCGGCGAGCACCGCAGCGAGCTTCGGCGACGCCGCCAAGCTCACGCGCTCGCCGCTCGGCGAGACGAACCACTGGCCGCTCCTCGCGATCACGGCGCCGGTCTCCGCGCTCTGGACCTCGCGCGGGCGATCGGCGCCGTCGCCGTACGTGAGCGCGAATCGCCGTATGCTCTCGAGGAGCGTGTAGCGCGGCTCCTCTCCTGCCTCGACGCGCATCAGCGACGCGTCGACGAGCTCCTCGATGACGTAGGCCGGCGCCGTGACCCCCGCGACGCGGACCCGCGCCTCCGCCGCCGCGAGCGTGAGCGGAGACGGCCCCGTCGCGAGCGCCGTCAGCGCGCCGCGCGCCGCCGGCGTCAGCCGATCGAACGAGGAGCGGATCGCGTCACGGAGCGGCGAGCGCGCCGTCCCTCCGCGTGGATCGAGCAGGACGTCGACGTTCATCCGCTCGAGCAAGTCGGCCGGCGCGAAGGAGCGCGCGCTCTCGGCGGCGAGCTCCACCGCGAGAGGGAGGCCGTCGAGGCGTCGCGACAGCTCGGCGACGAGCCGCCGCTCCTCCTCCCGCAGCGCGAAGCTCGGGATCGCGCGGCGGGCCTTGCCGGCGAAGACCTCGACGCAGAGCTCCGGTTCGAGGGGGCCGAGATCCACGACGAGCTCGCCGGCGCACCGCAGCCGGACACGGCTCGGCGCGAGCAGCGCGAGCTCCGGCGCGGCGGCGAGCCAGCGTTCGAGCTCCTCCGCCGCGAAGCCGGCGGCGTCGTCGAGCCCGTCCACGAGGACCACCGCTGGCCCGAGCCGCGCCAACGCATGCAGCTCCGAGCAGCCTTCCTTCGACGCCGCCACGAGCAGCGCGTCGCGGAGCTCCGCGGCGTCCTCGGCGAACGAGCCGTCGATTTCGATCGCGCGCCGTCCCGCGTCTCGCGCGCGAGAGAGCGCCTCGCGCGCGAGGCGGGACTTGCCGACGCCCGGCGGTCCGAGGATCGAGATCATCCGCTCGCCGTCCGCCAGCGCCGACGCGACGTAGGTGAGCTCCGCCGCGCGCCCGACGAACGGCGATCGCCACGGCGTGCGCGATGCCCTCGCCGAAGGCTCCGCGCTCGCGTCGTCGTGAACAAGGACCGCGAATCCCATCCCCTCGAATGCTCCCTGCGTCTTTGTCCCGCATCGACGCGCGAGGGGTCAAGGCGGCCTCCGAAGGCCGATCCAAATTTAACCCCCTCTTAAGGGAGGGCCTCCCGGCGCGCTCTGGAGGCCGCGGGAAGCGAAGATCCTCTTAAGATCTCGGTGACGGCTCGGCTCGACTATGGTCGCCCGTCCGTGACCGGCTCGACGACGACCGACGAGAGCAGCGATCCGGAGTCGTCTGCTGCGGCGTACGTGCTGGTCGTCGCGTTCGGCGCTCCAGCAAGCGATCTCGGCCGCCGGTTCCTGGTCGCGGACGAGCTGCTCGTCGGCAGAGAGTCGCCGAGCTTCGGGAGCGACTACCGCGGCCTGTCGCGGCGGCACGCGGAGCTCCGGCGCGAGAGCGGCACCGTCGTCGTGCGCGATCTCGAGAGCCGCTTCGGCACCTTCGTCAACGGCACGAAGGTCCGCCGGCAAGAGCTCGCGCTCGGCGACGTCGTCTCGTTCGGCCGCGCCGGGATGATCCTCGCGCGGACGCCGCTGTCGTTCGTGCCCACGCCGCATCTCCGGATCGCGCACGAGTCGCTCGCGATCGCGCGCGTGCTCGACGAGCTTCGCGCGGCGGCGAGGACCGGGCTCCCCGTCTCCTTCGTCGGAGAGCCCGGCGTCGGCAAGCGTCTCTTCGCCGCCGAGCTCCACGCCGCCTCCGCGTCGGCGGGCGCGCTCGCCGTCGTGGACGGGTCGCGCGAACAATGGTCCGAGCCGCTGCCGTCACCAGAGGACACGATCGTCTTCACGCATATGTCGGAGGCCTCTCCGGCGATGCTCAAGACCTGCCTCCGGCTGCTCCGCGATCGCGAGCACGGGCGCCCCGCGCCGCGCGTCGTCTTGACGTTCGAGCCGGCCGACGGCGGCGTGGAGCCCTCGATCCCGCCGTCGCTCGCGAGCCACCTCTCCGGCTCCTTCATCCACGTGCCGCCGCTGCGCAGCCGGCCGGAGGACACCCTCCCCATCGCGCGCCGGAAGCTCGCCGAGCTCGCCGGGAGGTCGGTCCTCGTCGGGCCGCGGCTCGCGCTCCGCCTCTTGCGCGGTCGCGTCCACGGAAATGCGCGCGGGATCGAGTCCGAGATCGAGCGCGCGTGGCACCGCGACGAGGCTCGGGCCTCGAGCGCGGGGGAGCTCGAGGACCGGCGCGTGGCCGATCTCCGCGACGTACGGAAGGTGGCGCGGGACGGGAGCTTCATCGAGGACGCGTCGGGGGTGCAGACGAAGATCGCGGGCCGCGTCCTCCAGAGCATCCTCCGCGCGCTCGTGGCGGCGCGCGGAGGCGGCGCGCTCTCGGTCGAGGCGATCACGCGCGCGGCCTGGCCCGACGAGCAGATGACCGCGGCGTCACGCGCCAACCGCATCCACGTCGCGATCGCCTCGCTCCGGAAGGCGGGCCTCGGCCGCGCGTTGTTGCACGAAGGGGACGGCTACCTGCTCGCGCCCGAGCCGTTCGTGGAGGTGATCGACCTGGACCACGAACGACCCGACGCCCCGGACGCGCGTCAGCGGTAGAAGCCGACGAAGCCGCCTGCGCCCGCGACGACGATCGTGCCGTCCGGCCGCGCCTGGCACTTGCTGACGGTGTCCGTCACCTCCGCCGGCGTGATGTTCGTGAAGGTCTTGCCGCCGTCGTCGGAGAGGACGACGAGGCCGGTGCTCGATCCGAGCGGCTGCTTCTCGCCCACGACGACGACGCGCTGGCCCACCTGACAGACGCCGCGCGCCCACGTCCAGTCCGTCGCGGCGCCGACGATGCTGGAGAGGTTCGTCTCGACGTACGCCTCCGCCGAGGTGCGGTCGCCCGTGTTCACGTAGATGCGCCCCGTGTGCGCGTTCTGGTTCTCGCCGACGACCACGACGCGGTCCGCGTTCGCGGCGATGCCCCACATCTCGCCCGTCCACGCGCCGCCTCCCTCGCGCGGGAGGTTGACGCGCGTGAGCTCGTACGGGTTCGTCGCGCCCGGCGTCGGGACGAAGACGTACGGCGGCTCGGCGATGCGGCTGCCCGCGCCGTAGAGCTTGCCGTCGTGCACGACGAGATCCAGGAGCTGCTCGGCCGGCGTGCCGCCGCTGAGCGCGTTGCTCACGTCCGTCCAGCCCGCCGCCGACGCGCCGGCCGTCGCCGACGGACGGAAGAGCGCGTCCGTGCCCGTCAGGCTCTCCGCGACCGCCGCGCCGTTCGGGAGGTTGCGGAACGTGCCGACCGTGAACGACTTGCCGACCACGTTCTCCGCGACGAGGACCGGCGTGACCGTGAACGGAGCGGCCGCGCCTTCGAGCTTGAGGACGCGGTTGCCGGTGCCGTCGTTCTCGTTGACCCCTCCGATGTAGAGCGCGCCGTCCGTGCCGCGCTCGATCGTGTTCACGCGGAACTGCTCGAGCGTCGGCGAGCCGGTGGCCTTCTCCCAGCTGTCGCCGCCGTTCTTGCTGAAGTAGAGGCCATAGCCGACCGCGTTCGTTCCGCAGCCGACCCAGAGCGCGCCGTCCGTGTCCTCGAAGAGCGCGTCAGTGCGGTTCGGGCCCGGACAGCCGTGCTTCTTGAACGTCCACCCCGCCGGCGACGTGCTCGCTTCGGTCCCGCCGTCGAGCGCGGGCGTCGAGCCGTCGGGCGTCACCGGCGTGTTGGAGGAGGCGTCTGGAGAGTCGTTCACGCTCGTCGTCACGCACGCGGAGGACGCGAACGAGAGCGCGAGGAGAGAGAGGAAGCGAATGCTCATCCCTATTGGTATGCCGGGAGGAGGGGATCGAGGATCTAAATTCCCGTCTCGCGATCTTAAGCGCGGCGGGCGTTGCTGCGTGGCCGCTACACCACGAGTCGCGACGACGCGACAGGCTCATCGCAGCGTGCGGTCGAGCGCGCGCCGCAACGACTCGGACGTCACCTCGCGCGAGATCGTGGTCATGCAGTGATGGTTGCGGAGCTCGAGCCATCCGCCGCATCCGTCGTGCTGGAAGCCGACGAACGGCAGCGCGAACCACTCGCGGAGGGTGAGCTCCTCTCGGCACATCGCGCAGATCTTCACCCACACCGTCGTCCCTGTGGGAAGGCCGCGGAGCACAGGGCGGGCCAACGCGCGGTGGACTGGGGTACGCTTCGCAGCCTCGTGCGCGCGCAGCCGTTCGTCTCATGGTTCGTCGTCCTCCTCGCGGCTTGTGGTGCGCAAGAGGGGGCCGGCTCGAAGCATCCCGGTGGAGATGACTCGACCAGCGGCGGCGGCAAGGTCGAGTGCACCGACGTCGACGCGACGAGCACGCGCGACGCGAGCTACCGCATCATCGACACGACCGATCCGGCGCGGCGCCCCGCGCTTCCGCCGCGCGTCGTGGCGGACAAGCTCGCGTTCGCGGTCAACGACCATGACGGAGACGGCATCGACGACGAATACGACCTGTGCCCGGCGAGCGCCGAGGACGGCCGCGAGCCTCATCCCTTCGACGGCTGCGCGGCGGACGCGGACCACACGCGCAAGCGCGCGGTCTGGCCGGACCTGCCGCGGGTCGTCGTCAAGGGCGACCGCATCGACATCTCGGAGCAGATCCACTTCGCCCCCGCCTCGGCGAAGATCCTGGAGGACTCGAAGTCCCTCGTCGCCGCGATCGCGCAGGCGATCCTCGACAACCCGGAGATCGAGCTCGTCGAGGTCGCGGGCCACGCCGACAAGCAGGGCGACGCGAAGACCAATTTGACCCTCACGCACCAGCGCGCCAAGGCGGTCGTCGACGCCCTGGTCGCGCGCGGCGTTTCCGCGAAATGGCTCCGCTCGATGGGATATGGCGAATACTGTCCCCTCGATACCGGAGTAAGCAAAGAGGCATTTGCCAAGAACCGCCGCGTCGAATTCCGGATTATCCGCCGCGACGGAAAGGAGCTCACCCCGTCGTGGGGCGGCTGCGACGCCGCGGAGAAGCAGGGCGTCCGTCGCCCGGGTGCACCCCCCGCCGTCACGCGCCCGAAGGCGTCGAAGCCGGCGGCGTCGAAGGGCGCGCCCACGTTCCACGGCTCCTGCCGTACGCGCTACGCCGCCGAGTGCGAGGCCGACTGCCGCGCCGGCTCCACCGTGTCGTGTTACGTCGGCGCGCACGAGCAGAGTCACGCGAGCGAGCCGGCCGCCCTCACCGCCGATCGGAGCTCGCTCAAGCGCGAGTGCGACGCCGGGCTCTTCCCGGCCTGCTCCCAGCTCGCCATGTCGCTCTTCTCGTCTCCGCCTCACGATCACGCGACGGCGCTCGCGCTCGCGACCCCGGCCTGCGAGAAGGGGGACGGCGTCGGCTGCGGCGCGGCCTCCTTCCTCCTCCAGCGCGGCTGCAACGTGCCGGCCGACCCGACGAAGGCCTACGCGCTCGCCAAGAAGGGCTGCGCGATCGACGTCGAGCACGCGCGCGAGCGCATGCCGACCTCGGTCGGCGATCGCCTGTCCTGCGGCGTGGCGAGCAGCTCGCTCTGGTCGGGGCTGGGCGGTCCACGCGATCGCGCCGCCGCGTACGCCTTGGATCAGCGCGCCTGCGCGGCGGGGCTGCCGCGCGCGTGCGTCAGGCTCGCAGAGGACGCGCTGAGCGAGCCCTCCCTCGTCACCGATCGCGACAAGCTCGTCGCCACGCTCCACGACGCGTGCGAGCAGGCGGGCTGGGAGGACCAAGCGAGCGAGTGCATCGCCCTCGCCCACGTCGAGAAGCCCGGTGAGTACCAATCCCCGCGCCTCTGCGAGGCGGGCGGCCAGCTCGAGTGCGCGAAGAAGTGCGCGGAGAGCGACTGGGAGCCGTGCATGGACCTCTACATCTCGGCGCTCTATCGGGGATTCCATCGCCGCGTCGACAGCCTCTCGCCCCGCGGCTGGACGCTGCGCGGCCTCCTCGAAGAGGCGAAGACGGATCGCTATCGCGACTCGCAAGCGAAGCTCGACGAGGCGGCGGCGGACCACTACAGCAAGGCCTGCACCGCCAACGTCCCGAGCGGTTGCATCCACCACGCGCGCATGCGCCTCGAAGGCCGCGGCGTCTTCCGCGATCCCTCCGGCGCCGCGAGAGCGCTCGACGAGTGGTGCGCGAAGGGCGAAAAGATGGCCTGCGCCTTCCTCGCCCACGCCGCCGCCACGAAGAAGATCCCCGGCGGCCAACCGGAAGCGCAAAGGCGCCTGTCCGAAGCCTGCAAAGCCGGCCTCAAACGCGCCTGTAAGTGATGGCGAGGAGCTTGGTTGGCACGACTTAAGCCTTAATCGTCGCGACGAGGCTTGCATCGAACGCGCGGTGTGTCGTCCATCGAGCTCCCGCATGAAAGTCTTCCACCTCACCGCTCTCGCGGTCCTCTCCGCGGCTTGCGTGCTCGCGACCACCACGCCTGCGGACGCCTTTCTCGTCCCCGACTACGCTATCCAGGAGGTCGCCAAATCGAAGGGGCCGTCGACGAAGACGGTGACCACGACCACGACCACGACGACGACCACCACGGACAGCGACGGCAGAACCACGACCACGACCACGACGACGACCGAGACCACGACGGTCGTGGTGTCGAGCCAGTCCGCCGCGTCCGCGACCGCTGGGTCCTTGGGAACCGTCAGCGGCGACCTCTCTTTCCCGAGCGGAATACGCGTCGGGACCCGCGGCGGCGAGCTCACCGCGTTGAAGATCGCGGG includes these proteins:
- a CDS encoding FHA domain-containing protein, encoding MTGSTTTDESSDPESSAAAYVLVVAFGAPASDLGRRFLVADELLVGRESPSFGSDYRGLSRRHAELRRESGTVVVRDLESRFGTFVNGTKVRRQELALGDVVSFGRAGMILARTPLSFVPTPHLRIAHESLAIARVLDELRAAARTGLPVSFVGEPGVGKRLFAAELHAASASAGALAVVDGSREQWSEPLPSPEDTIVFTHMSEASPAMLKTCLRLLRDREHGRPAPRVVLTFEPADGGVEPSIPPSLASHLSGSFIHVPPLRSRPEDTLPIARRKLAELAGRSVLVGPRLALRLLRGRVHGNARGIESEIERAWHRDEARASSAGELEDRRVADLRDVRKVARDGSFIEDASGVQTKIAGRVLQSILRALVAARGGGALSVEAITRAAWPDEQMTAASRANRIHVAIASLRKAGLGRALLHEGDGYLLAPEPFVEVIDLDHERPDAPDARQR
- a CDS encoding OmpA family protein, with the protein product MRAQPFVSWFVVLLAACGAQEGAGSKHPGGDDSTSGGGKVECTDVDATSTRDASYRIIDTTDPARRPALPPRVVADKLAFAVNDHDGDGIDDEYDLCPASAEDGREPHPFDGCAADADHTRKRAVWPDLPRVVVKGDRIDISEQIHFAPASAKILEDSKSLVAAIAQAILDNPEIELVEVAGHADKQGDAKTNLTLTHQRAKAVVDALVARGVSAKWLRSMGYGEYCPLDTGVSKEAFAKNRRVEFRIIRRDGKELTPSWGGCDAAEKQGVRRPGAPPAVTRPKASKPAASKGAPTFHGSCRTRYAAECEADCRAGSTVSCYVGAHEQSHASEPAALTADRSSLKRECDAGLFPACSQLAMSLFSSPPHDHATALALATPACEKGDGVGCGAASFLLQRGCNVPADPTKAYALAKKGCAIDVEHARERMPTSVGDRLSCGVASSSLWSGLGGPRDRAAAYALDQRACAAGLPRACVRLAEDALSEPSLVTDRDKLVATLHDACEQAGWEDQASECIALAHVEKPGEYQSPRLCEAGGQLECAKKCAESDWEPCMDLYISALYRGFHRRVDSLSPRGWTLRGLLEEAKTDRYRDSQAKLDEAAADHYSKACTANVPSGCIHHARMRLEGRGVFRDPSGAARALDEWCAKGEKMACAFLAHAAATKKIPGGQPEAQRRLSEACKAGLKRACK
- a CDS encoding AAA family ATPase; protein product: MGFAVLVHDDASAEPSARASRTPWRSPFVGRAAELTYVASALADGERMISILGPPGVGKSRLAREALSRARDAGRRAIEIDGSFAEDAAELRDALLVAASKEGCSELHALARLGPAVVLVDGLDDAAGFAAEELERWLAAAPELALLAPSRVRLRCAGELVVDLGPLEPELCVEVFAGKARRAIPSFALREEERRLVAELSRRLDGLPLAVELAAESARSFAPADLLERMNVDVLLDPRGGTARSPLRDAIRSSFDRLTPAARGALTALATGPSPLTLAAAEARVRVAGVTAPAYVIEELVDASLMRVEAGEEPRYTLLESIRRFALTYGDGADRPREVQSAETGAVIARSGQWFVSPSGERVSLAASPKLAAVLAALVRARLDGRDTLDTSAIVAEGWPGELILPRAARNRVYVAVSSLRRMGLQSAVHHTRTGYRLDDDVVLAE